A single genomic interval of Anopheles darlingi chromosome X, idAnoDarlMG_H_01, whole genome shotgun sequence harbors:
- the LOC125954031 gene encoding protein tweety-like, giving the protein MAYGTSPGEDDDQYRVPLIAKLLHALPHYNISFHRINNTFRPSNEVYLESLGILGSIPAALLIVSLFGLLLYLLTRCCDRKPRPAHSITSLKVTLSIVTVLCCAAIGLGLYGNDDLHNGLLEVLQAGRKVDEVVSSVRNKTFILENTLTMKIQQQLTELEDIFDQKASNQTALAQLQQALLTAKGNITIAKNAANDIRRPLVGLTIIDFLTRGDQWELIRWPGTVAILALLLVLCAVLLVGVARHSRCALILFSVCGLLAVTGSWLMSGLYLSTSVAVGDLCNDPADFLVHQAPHELPADILLYYTQCDISRSNPFTQRLRESQNAINNARNAMSTVSKISPVLFKNAGLAPKLGSVNADIKLCERLLTGLTALVDCRAVHYSYLVATRGLCECGLLGLVLMLVASFMAAILLTIMVWVDSHTWIYIRKRNDYAQVEEQSYVSHQLHPQNHQTLNTRTLPHHPKGPPVISGSHTIGHPGRNAKHELSQQQQQQQQHQQQQQQHQHPGSQAHQQQQQQLHHQQAHAQAQAHLLHHHQAMMRAGGTHTLGRLPSHSSPTHLHGPNNGKYATLSKHCKTLDANDFY; this is encoded by the exons ATGGCGTACGGTACATCACCGggcgaggacgacgatcaATACCGGGTGCCGCTGATAGCGAAGCTGCTGCACGCCCTGCCCCACTACAACATCTCCTTTCATCGCATCAACAACACGTTTCGCCCATCAAACGAAGTTTATCTCGAG AGTCTCGGCATACTCGGCTCGATACCGGCGGCCCTGCTCATCGTCTCGCTGTTCGGGCTGCTGCTCTACCTGCTGACGCGCTGCTGCGACCGGAAACCCCGCCCAGCGCACTCGATCACCAGCCTGAAGGTGACGCTCTCGATCGTGACGGTGCTGTGCTGCGCGGCgatcggtctcggtctctACGGCAACGATGATCTGCACAATGGGCTGCTCGAGGTGCTGCAGGCCGGCCGCAAGGTGGACGAGGTCGTCTCGTCCGTGCGCAACAAAACGTTCATCCTCGAGAACACGCTCACGATgaagatccagcagcagctgaccgAGCTGGAGGACATCTTCGATCAGAAGGCGAGCAACCAGACGGCACTGGCCCAGCTGCAGCAGGCGCTGCTAACGGCCAAGGGTAACATCACGATCGCGAAGAACGCGGCGAACGATATCCGCCGGCCACTGGTCGgtctcaccatcatcgactTCCTCACG cgTGGCGACCAGTGGGAGCTGATACGCTGGCCGGGCACGGTCGCGatcctggcgctgctgctggtgctgtgcgcGGTACTGCTGGTCGGCGTTGCCCGCCACTCGCGCTGCGCACTCATACTGTTCAGTGTGTGCGGGCTGCTGGCCGTCACTGGGTCGTGGCTCATGTCCGGCCTCTACCTGTCGACGTCGGTTGCGGTCGGCGATCTCTGCAACGATCCGGCCGACTTCCTGGTGCACCAGGCGCCGCACGAGCTCCCGGCCGACATCCTGCTCTACTACACGCAGTGTGACATCTCGCGCTCTAACCCCTTCACCCAGCGGCTCCGCGAGTCCCAGAACGCCATCAACAATGCGCGCAACGCGATGAGCACCGTCTCCAA AATCTCGCCGGTGCTGTTCAAGAATGCGGGCCTGGCACCCAAGCTGGGCTCGGTCAATGCCGACATCAAGCTGTGCGAGCGGCTGCTGACCGGGCTAACGGCACTCGTCGACTGCCGAGCGGTCCACTATAGCTACCTCGTGGCGACCCGGGGCCTGTGCGAGTGCGGCTTGCTcgggctggtgctgatgcttgTCGCCAGCTTCATGGCCGCCATCCTGCTCACCATCATGGTGTGGGTGGACTCGCACACCTGGATCTACATCCGCAAAAG GAATGACTACGCCCAGGTGGAGGAACAATCGTACGTCTCGCACCAGCTGCATCCGCAGAACCATCAAACGCTCAATACTCGCACACTACCACATCATCCCAAAGG ACCACCGGTCATCAGTGGTTCACACACGATCGGACACCCCGGTCGGAACGCGAAGCACGAGCTgagtcagcaacagcagcagcagcagcagcaccagcagcaacagcagcagcaccagcatccggGCAGTCAagcgcaccaacagcaacagcagcagctacaccaTCAGCAGGCACACGCCCAGGCTCAAGCGCACctgctgcaccatcaccaggcgATGATGCGGGCCGGCGGTACGCACACGCTCGGCCGCCTACCCTCGCACAGCAGCCCCACGCACCTGCACGGTCCCAACAATGGCAAGTACGCCACCCTCAGTAAGCACTGCAAGACGCTCGACGCCAACGACTTCTACTGA